The following proteins are co-located in the Solanum pennellii chromosome 1, SPENNV200 genome:
- the LOC107018719 gene encoding uncharacterized protein LOC107018719, which produces MVNPVDTPIDSTIIEISTVEENRTLRHIMAQLWQAWANVQEPPTSIPGFPKITTIRSSSSQVPISYPFFPPRSGPFDNCRAGPSTTRPQGMSFRNNTIVTTAAPVYTLPKPTVTQRATQEGNFTTHPEKYYTPGIAFWGPNSVKFGYPIDVERPTQGSEQEEMLKKLKSIEQDMKSMHGLGGHKSVALKDLCMFPNVHLPPGFKTPKFDKYDGHGESLTGVASEWFIDQKISHWHIWDDIAQDFVRQFKYNIDIMLDRYTLSNMRKKPSESFREYVIKWREQAARVKTPLNEKELVDIIIEAQDPNYFYHLTAAMRRPFHIAIKIGDMV; this is translated from the exons ATGGTGAACCCAGTGGATACTCCAATTGATTCAACAATAATAGAGATTTCAACTGTTGAAGAAAATCGGACATTGAGACATATTATGGCACAGTTGTGGCAAGCCTGGGCCAATGTACAAGAACCACCAACGTCTATTCCTGGTTTTCCTAAGATCACTACTATCCGATCTTCATCTTCTCAGGTCCCAATATCATACCCATTCTTCCCTCCAAGGTCTGGTCCATTTGATAATTGTAGGGCCGGGCCATCAACAACACGCCCTCAAGGCATGTCATTCAGGAATAATACCATCGTCACAACAGCTGCACCGGTCTACACTCTCCCAAAACCAACTGTTACGCAGAGAGCAACTCAAGAGGGAAACTTCACCACTCATCCAGAGAAATACTATACTCCTGGGATAGCATTTTGGGGCCCTAACTCTGTAAAATTCGGCTACCCCATTGATGTGGAGAGGCCCACTCAAGGCTCAGAGCAAGaagaaatgttgaaaaaattgaaaagcatCGAGCAAGACATGAAGAGCATGCATGGGTTAGGAGGGCACAAAAGTGTCGCGCTCAAGGACTTGTGTATGTTCCCAAATGTCCACCTGCCACCTGGGTTCAAAACCCCTAAGTTCGATAAGTATGATGGGCACG GTGAGAGCCTGACTGGTGTCGCTTCAGAATGGTTTATAGACCAAAAGATCTCCCATTGGCACATATGGGATGATATAGCTCAAGATTTTGTTAGACAATTTAAGTACAACATCGACATTATGCTGGATCGCTATACACTCTCCAATATGAGAAAGAAGCCAAGTGAAAGCTTTAGAGAATATGTTATCAAATGGAGAGAACAAGCAGCCCGAGTTAAGACACCGTTAAATGAGAAAGAATTGGTTGATATCATTATAGAGGCTCAAGATCCTAACTACTTCTACCACCTCACAGCCGCAATGAGAAGACCGTTTCACATAGCAATCAAAATTGGGGACATGG